A region of Shinella zoogloeoides DNA encodes the following proteins:
- a CDS encoding DUF1173 domain-containing protein has translation MRTFTIGDQVFSENSPEFRALLPRAYEERLRPVCMCRQPAVAMYIARMDDQYLVKRMPLSGREHDPACPSYEPPYELSGLGPLIGSAIQIDASGKADLKLDFSLTKRGPRAAAGTAAEQTEPAIRSEPRKLSLKAMLHYLWEVGELTEWRSVWAGRRGWGRVRTSLINAASQMTARGGPLSDMLYVPEVYQADDKDGIAARRATALKPVQAAGSGPRKLMMIVAEVKEFSPAREGQRIVVRHMPFPLMIEDGAWRRLAARYETELELWRSSEAFHLIVIATFGISTSGIASVEEVALMVVNEHWLPFEDINELRLLEKLSHLKRKSVKGLRFNLPRDAPIVSVTLPEQKPAPVAMFIMPASAGDEYEHALADMIETRPEITPWIWRVGDGEIPRIP, from the coding sequence GTGCGAACATTCACGATCGGCGACCAGGTGTTCTCGGAAAACTCCCCGGAATTCCGCGCGCTTCTTCCGCGAGCCTATGAAGAGCGGCTCCGCCCGGTGTGCATGTGCAGGCAGCCGGCTGTTGCGATGTACATCGCCCGAATGGACGACCAGTATCTTGTAAAGCGCATGCCGCTATCCGGGCGCGAGCACGACCCGGCCTGCCCTTCCTATGAACCGCCCTACGAGCTTTCTGGCCTTGGGCCGCTCATCGGCAGCGCCATCCAGATCGACGCCAGCGGCAAAGCCGATCTGAAGCTCGATTTTTCCCTGACGAAACGGGGTCCGCGTGCCGCGGCCGGTACGGCGGCGGAACAGACGGAACCAGCTATTCGCAGCGAGCCGCGCAAGCTGTCGCTCAAGGCGATGCTTCATTATCTCTGGGAGGTCGGCGAACTGACCGAATGGCGTTCCGTCTGGGCCGGACGGCGCGGCTGGGGCCGCGTGCGCACCAGCCTGATCAACGCAGCGTCGCAGATGACGGCGAGAGGTGGCCCGCTCAGCGACATGCTGTATGTGCCGGAGGTCTACCAGGCAGACGACAAGGACGGCATCGCCGCACGGCGCGCCACCGCGCTGAAACCCGTACAGGCCGCAGGTTCAGGGCCGCGCAAGCTGATGATGATCGTGGCCGAGGTGAAGGAGTTCTCTCCGGCCCGCGAGGGACAGAGGATCGTTGTGCGGCATATGCCTTTCCCCCTGATGATCGAAGATGGAGCATGGCGGCGGCTGGCGGCCCGCTACGAAACCGAACTCGAACTGTGGCGTTCCAGCGAGGCGTTCCATCTGATCGTCATCGCCACCTTCGGCATCTCGACCTCGGGCATCGCATCGGTCGAAGAAGTCGCTTTGATGGTGGTAAACGAGCACTGGCTACCCTTCGAGGACATCAACGAATTGCGCCTGCTGGAAAAGCTCAGCCACCTGAAGCGGAAGAGCGTGAAGGGCCTGCGCTTCAACCTTCCGCGCGACGCGCCGATCGTGTCGGTGACGCTACCCGAGCAGAAGCCCGCGCCGGTGGCGATGTTCATCATGCCGGCGAGTGCCGGCGACGAATACGAGCATGCGCTTGCCGACATGATCGAGACGAGACCGGAGATCACACCTTGGATCTGGCGGGTCGGCGATGGCGAGATCCCCCGAATTCCCTGA
- a CDS encoding antitoxin of toxin-antitoxin stability system: MPEVIETTVYKFEELSEKAKEEARTWYREGGFDYEWYEFVFEDFGRICECLGVRLKTSPVHLVGGGTRDEPRIHFTGFWSQGDGASFQALYSYRKGSPRAIRDYAPKDTMLHGIADGLQAIQRRNFYKLRADVSHRGNYYHEYCMAISVTRESLNYQDMTADAEDTVIEALRDLARWLYRRLENEYNALTSDEMVDETIVANAYTFTASGRRFG; the protein is encoded by the coding sequence ATGCCCGAAGTCATTGAGACCACAGTCTACAAATTCGAGGAATTGTCGGAAAAAGCGAAGGAGGAAGCTCGCACCTGGTATCGAGAGGGCGGCTTCGACTACGAGTGGTACGAGTTTGTCTTCGAGGATTTCGGCCGAATATGTGAATGCCTTGGCGTTCGCCTTAAAACATCTCCGGTCCATCTTGTTGGCGGCGGCACACGGGATGAGCCAAGAATACACTTCACGGGCTTCTGGTCTCAAGGAGACGGTGCGTCTTTCCAGGCACTCTACTCCTATCGAAAGGGCTCGCCCCGCGCGATCCGGGACTATGCGCCGAAGGATACGATGCTGCACGGGATTGCCGACGGCTTGCAGGCGATCCAGCGCCGCAACTTCTACAAGCTTCGGGCCGATGTCAGCCATCGCGGGAACTACTATCACGAATATTGCATGGCGATCTCTGTCACGAGGGAAAGTCTCAACTATCAGGACATGACCGCCGACGCTGAGGATACGGTCATCGAGGCTCTTCGCGATCTCGCCCGATGGCTCTACCGACGGCTCGAGAACGAATACAACGCGCTGACCTCAGACGAAATGGTCGACGAGACCATCGTGGCCAATGCCTACACCTTCACTGCGTCCGGTCGTCGGTTCGGCTAA